Proteins co-encoded in one Pseudophryne corroboree isolate aPseCor3 chromosome 1, aPseCor3.hap2, whole genome shotgun sequence genomic window:
- the LOC135040960 gene encoding uncharacterized protein LOC135040960, with protein MDSTQAANFREEHVANDDCRPNIMDTIDRFFRTHNRLAHSYQLIRNIHKQQVQLAAETGQQVPVVSMALRRDRHSDYRRYNKPTSNEVPMIFVNEDGEPPFHRDIRIYPINPDDPNQPFINLNILSPNMDPMTYALLFPYGEPGWQPNWHCASYNGAQLNPKRTYVTMLQYKAALTAIRDEFSPIMYAGKLTQQWLVDSYLQVEANRLNYIRHNQKRLRAEQYQGLADHVANMADHNHIAAGVPIILPSTFEGSPRHMCERCCDAMSIFAKWGAPDVFVTFTANPTWPEIIDSLRPGEHTSDRPDLVARVFKIKLDALIDDLTKHSLFGQAQAFVYTIEFQKRGLPHAHILLALRAEDKFTTAEKIDKIVSAEIPHVGHLLLRQIITRCMLHGPCGTNYPRAPCMQNGKCTKQFPKHFNDNTLIHRNTYPVYRRRPTETVEVRGVLMSNQNVVPYNPYLALKYNAHINVEVCTSLYAIKYIYKYIFKGFDCANVVITPNGQPEQQYNEIQNFIDCRYVSPPEAIWRLREYVMHDRSHAVIRFPVHLPHQQTIIFEHGHEEEALLAARTGRTKLESWFALNEHDAHAHQWLYT; from the coding sequence ATGGACAGCACACAAGCAGCCAACTTTCGGGAGGAACATGTCGCCAATGATGACTGTCGGCCCAACATCATGGACACCATTgaccgtttttttcgcacacacaatCGCCTTGCTCATAGCTATCAGCTTATTCGGAACATTCATAAACAACAGGTCCAACTTGCTGCTGAAACAGGACAACAGGTTCCAGTCGTTAGCATGGCCCTCAGACGGGATCGCCACTCGGATTACAGACGATACAACAAACCCACATCCAACGAAGTTCCAATGATCTTTGTCAACGAAGATGGAGAACCACCATTCCATCGCGACATCAGAATATATCCAATAAATCCTGACGATCCAAACCAACCATTTATTAACCTTAACATTCTAAGCCCAAACATGGATCCTATGACATATGCTCTTCTTTTCCCTTATGGCGAACCTGGCTGGCAACCTAATTGGCACTGTGCTTCTTATAATGGAGCACAACTCAATCCAAAACGCACCTATGTTACCATGTTGCAGTACAAAGCCGCCTTAACAGCCATTAGAGATGAATTCAGCCCCATAATGTATGCGGGAAAATTAACACAACAGTGGTTAGTCGATTCCTATCTGCAGGTAGAGGCTAATAGATTAAACTACATTCGACACAATCAAAAACGCTTGAGAGCAGAACAGTATCAGGGACTAGCTGACCACGTTGCAAACATGGCAGACCATAATCACATTGCCGCTGGGGTTCCCATCATTCTACCATCTACCTTTGAAGGTTCACCAAGACATATGTGCGAACGTTGCTGTGACGCCATGTCCATTTTTGCAAAATGGGGAGCTCCAGATGTTTTTGTTACTTTCACCGCTAATCCAACTTGGCCCGAAATAATTGACAGCTTAAGGCCAGGCGAACACACTTCAGATAGACCTGACTTAGTTGCACGCGTGTTCAAAATTAAACTCGATGCACTCATTGATGACCTAACCAAACATAGCctttttggacaggcacaagccttTGTCTATACCATTGAGTTTCAGAAAAGAGGCCTTCCACACGCTCACATACTGCTTGCACTGAGAGCAGAGGACAAATTTACCACTGCTGAAAAAATTGATAAAATTGTTTCTGCAGAAATACCCCATGTGGGACATCTACTTTTGCGGCAAATCATAACCCGCTGCATGCTACATGGTCCATGCGGCACAAACTATCCACGCGCGCCCTGTATGCAAAATGGCAAATGTACCAAGCAATTCCCAAAACATTTTAATGACAACACCCTCATACACCGTAATACATATCCTGTATACCGACGTCGCCCTACAGAAACAGTAGAGGTTCGAGGCGTACTTATGTCCAATCAAAATGTGGTACCATACAATCCATACTTAGCCCTAAAGTACAACGCACACATAAACGTGGAAGTGTGCACTTCACTGTACGCTATCAAGTACATCTACAAGTACATTTTTAAGGGCTTTGATTGTGCAAATGTGGTCATAACACCAAATGGTCAGCCAGAgcaacaatacaatgaaatacaaaATTTCATTGACTGCCGCTATGTAAGCCCTCCAGAAGCTATTTGGCGATTAAGAGAATATGTAATGCACGATCGCTCACACGCTGTAATAAGATTTCCAGTACATCTACCTCACCAGCAAACAATCATCTTTGAACACGGTCATGAGGAAGAAGCCCTCCTTGCAGCCCGAACAGGCAGAACAAAACTAGAATCTTGGTTTGCACTAAATGAACATGATGCACATGCACACCAATGGCTGTACACATAA